A genomic region of Sulfobacillus acidophilus DSM 10332 contains the following coding sequences:
- a CDS encoding hypothetical protein (KEGG: tjr:TherJR_1587 hypothetical protein~SPTR: Putative uncharacterized protein) — translation MSGSSTPIDWTPMIVGFIAGFLSRLLYLRSGRSHYPGFPSGYVSQIALAIIAAMIGSSIIVSLKGKEFTAATFLTLAATQFRDVRTTERKTLEQEENLILVGRGAGYIEGIAITYEARNYLAMLVALVTSVATAEFHLWGGIIVGAIALIVGEMFMSGPRMGELVDVEPAELRFEKGSLLYVGPVMMMEVGLPDSRERYEKYGLGVVLKPKNARGEAALWNIAQRQAIAHESAAAVGVQKDVGYPEQTPLCRMDMPGGTGLAALSILPVERDVEKLIQAIKRTPVLESGKWSRIHNSMRRQSAPRKEERPSHG, via the coding sequence ATGTCCGGTTCTTCCACTCCGATTGATTGGACACCCATGATTGTCGGGTTTATCGCCGGCTTTCTTTCCCGCCTGCTGTATCTCCGCAGCGGCCGAAGCCACTACCCGGGATTTCCCTCCGGCTACGTCTCGCAAATCGCGTTGGCGATTATTGCGGCCATGATTGGCTCCAGCATCATCGTGTCGCTCAAAGGGAAAGAATTTACCGCCGCGACGTTCCTGACGCTGGCCGCCACGCAATTTCGCGATGTCCGTACGACCGAGCGTAAAACGCTGGAGCAAGAAGAGAATTTGATTCTGGTCGGTCGCGGCGCGGGGTATATCGAAGGCATCGCCATCACCTACGAGGCCCGTAACTACCTCGCGATGTTAGTCGCATTAGTCACCTCGGTGGCCACCGCCGAGTTCCACCTCTGGGGCGGTATCATCGTCGGCGCTATCGCCCTGATTGTCGGGGAGATGTTTATGTCCGGCCCTCGAATGGGGGAACTGGTCGACGTTGAGCCGGCGGAATTACGCTTTGAAAAAGGATCGTTATTGTATGTGGGCCCCGTCATGATGATGGAAGTCGGGTTACCCGACTCGCGCGAACGCTATGAAAAGTATGGTCTGGGAGTGGTACTGAAGCCGAAAAACGCCCGGGGAGAAGCGGCTCTCTGGAACATCGCCCAACGGCAAGCGATTGCCCATGAATCGGCCGCCGCCGTCGGGGTGCAAAAAGACGTCGGCTATCCCGAACAAACCCCGTTATGCCGGATGGACATGCCCGGCGGCACCGGTCTGGCCGCCCTCTCCATTTTGCCGGTCGAACGGGACGTGGAAAAGCTGATTCAAGCCATCAAGCGAACACCCGTCTTGGAATCCGGCAAATGGTCACGGATTCATAATTCGATGCGCCGTCAATCGGCGCCCCGAAAGGAGGAGCGCCCTTCCCATGGCTGA
- a CDS encoding nitroreductase (PFAM: Nitroreductase family~COGs: COG0778 Nitroreductase~InterPro IPR000415~KEGG: bpu:BPUM_0791 nitroreductase family protein~PFAM: Nitroreductase-like~SPTR: Nitroreductase family protein), with protein MEVLEAIRTRRSVRQLKDTPIPADQLRELLEYAVWVPNHHRTEPWRFIVIQGHAQQELADLRYHAVLESRRERPDREARAQRARDEYRQSGAVIAAVQKLDAQPERRQDDFVAVNLAVYALTLAAWDRGLGSYWSTGASLAYPPLRQWLRLSDSEALVVLLRLGYPEVIPVSRRTPAETFIEWRNSPDSMH; from the coding sequence ATGGAAGTTCTCGAGGCCATCCGGACGCGGCGTTCGGTACGGCAGTTGAAAGACACTCCGATCCCGGCGGACCAGTTACGGGAATTACTGGAATATGCGGTATGGGTGCCCAATCACCATCGTACCGAGCCGTGGCGCTTTATCGTCATCCAAGGCCATGCCCAACAGGAATTGGCCGATCTACGCTATCATGCCGTGCTCGAGAGTCGCCGGGAGCGACCTGATCGGGAAGCCCGTGCCCAACGAGCGCGGGACGAGTACCGGCAATCGGGGGCCGTTATCGCCGCCGTGCAAAAACTGGATGCCCAGCCGGAACGGCGGCAAGACGACTTCGTGGCGGTAAATTTAGCCGTGTACGCTTTGACGCTGGCGGCCTGGGACCGGGGACTGGGGAGTTATTGGTCAACCGGCGCCAGCTTAGCGTACCCGCCGCTCCGCCAATGGCTCCGATTATCGGATTCGGAAGCGCTGGTGGTGTTGTTACGCCTGGGGTATCCCGAGGTCATCCCGGTCTCCCGGCGCACACCCGCCGAAACGTTTATCGAGTGGCGCAATTCGCCGGATTCAATGCATTAG
- a CDS encoding hypothetical protein (COGs: COG2210 conserved hypothetical protein~KEGG: fpl:Ferp_2461 hypothetical protein~SPTR: Putative uncharacterized protein) has protein sequence MGGSLNLMLLSGDYAKIHAAAMITMVAASLGQPVNIFVSMEAMPAFHKDESIRAQIPQGPMARLIVESQNQNYLDILSQAKEFGDVKIYACGLVMDLTHWTLNDLAPIFDDTLGLTAFMGQVGDGLSLTF, from the coding sequence ATGGGCGGTTCCCTTAATCTCATGCTCTTATCCGGTGATTACGCCAAAATTCATGCGGCGGCGATGATTACCATGGTGGCCGCCAGCTTGGGCCAGCCGGTCAATATTTTTGTCTCCATGGAGGCGATGCCGGCCTTTCACAAGGACGAATCCATACGGGCCCAAATTCCTCAAGGCCCCATGGCCCGATTAATTGTCGAGTCCCAAAACCAGAACTACCTCGACATTTTGAGCCAAGCTAAAGAGTTTGGCGATGTCAAAATTTATGCTTGTGGGTTAGTGATGGATCTGACCCACTGGACCCTCAACGATTTGGCCCCCATTTTTGACGATACCTTGGGCCTAACCGCCTTTATGGGTCAGGTGGGCGACGGCTTGTCCCTCACATTCTAA
- a CDS encoding protein of unknown function DUF1641 (PFAM: Protein of unknown function (DUF1641)~InterPro IPR012440~KEGG: sii:LD85_2998 protein of unknown function DUF1641~PFAM: Protein of unknown function DUF1641~SPTR: Putative uncharacterized protein), with product MATIEVSDATLSEWMTLLNAVKDSATPALAERIAGMITALGQLAGPLAEPETQTLIRTAVETGPALTEMLETLATWHRTGTWDALKELATVATAVKDSATPHLAERVAGMATALGQLTAPLTDPAAQDLVRTAVDSGPELTEMIATLRTWHQTGTWDALKELATVATALKDSASPHLVERMTTLGVQLGRVVKDIGPGVEATVSAAEDEGAALAQLLRQVGEWTRDGTWQTVTELMALLRGFRESATPQLTERLIDFITHSVLALREAIDSGLLELGLALMQSLHEATEEADKATTRITITGLMRSLKDPGIQYALHVLLGIGRRFPQTIKDATQ from the coding sequence ATGGCAACCATTGAGGTATCTGACGCGACCCTCAGTGAGTGGATGACGCTCTTAAACGCCGTGAAAGACAGTGCGACCCCGGCTTTGGCCGAACGCATCGCGGGGATGATCACCGCCTTGGGGCAACTGGCGGGGCCCTTGGCGGAACCGGAGACCCAAACGCTAATCCGGACGGCCGTCGAGACCGGCCCGGCGCTGACCGAGATGCTCGAGACCCTGGCGACGTGGCATCGCACCGGAACCTGGGACGCCTTAAAAGAATTGGCCACCGTGGCCACGGCGGTGAAAGACAGTGCGACCCCGCACCTGGCGGAGCGGGTGGCGGGGATGGCGACCGCCCTCGGGCAGCTCACCGCCCCCTTGACCGACCCGGCCGCCCAAGACCTGGTCCGCACCGCCGTCGACAGCGGGCCGGAACTGACGGAGATGATCGCGACGCTCCGGACCTGGCACCAGACGGGGACCTGGGACGCCTTGAAGGAACTGGCCACCGTGGCGACGGCGCTGAAAGACAGTGCGAGCCCGCATCTGGTGGAACGGATGACGACGCTCGGCGTCCAGCTCGGCCGGGTGGTCAAAGACATCGGGCCGGGCGTGGAAGCGACGGTCAGCGCCGCCGAGGACGAAGGGGCGGCGTTGGCCCAGCTTCTCCGGCAAGTCGGCGAGTGGACGCGGGACGGCACCTGGCAGACGGTCACCGAACTGATGGCGCTTTTGCGCGGGTTCCGGGAATCGGCCACCCCGCAATTGACCGAACGCCTCATCGACTTTATCACCCATTCGGTGCTGGCGCTGCGGGAAGCCATCGACTCCGGTCTCTTGGAATTGGGGTTGGCGTTGATGCAATCCTTGCATGAGGCCACCGAAGAAGCGGATAAAGCGACGACTCGCATTACCATTACCGGTCTCATGCGCAGTTTAAAAGACCCGGGAATTCAATACGCTTTACACGTTCTCCTGGGCATCGGGCGACGGTTTCCGCAAACCATCAAAGACGCTACTCAATAA
- a CDS encoding FAD-dependent pyridine nucleotide-disulfide oxidoreductase (PFAM: Pyridine nucleotide-disulphide oxidoreductase~COGs: COG0446 NAD(FAD)-dependent dehydrogenase~InterPro IPR013027~KEGG: mag:amb1817 NAD(FAD)-dependent dehydrogenase~PFAM: FAD-dependent pyridine nucleotide-disulphide oxidoreductase~SPTR: Uncharacterized NAD(FAD)-dependent dehydrogenase), whose product MTRIVLLGGGVGGTMVANQVARQLRQEIRRGEVQMTVINESATHVYQPMFLYMAFDQAVPQDAQHAERALLDPGVQLVVGSADRVDREHNQVLMTDGRAFPYDYLVIATGSRPAPETIPGLLEGGHIFYTQEGALKLRQALHDFQGGRILVTVSVPHKCPVAPLEFTLMVNDWVKARGLADKTEVFYTYPIGRLHSLEPVAEWAGPVFEERGIRSQVYFNLESVDPVNHTVTSLEGDTIAYDLLVSIPPHTGQDVIKRSELGDAGGWIPTDRYSLQMDGADNIYVLGDATNLPISKAGSTAHFEADVVSANLINRIRGGLGSVRYDGKVFCFIEAGLGEATYIKFDYQHPPKPQAPSEMIHLYKLAFNKMYPLSAAGIL is encoded by the coding sequence ATGACGCGTATCGTATTGCTTGGTGGGGGCGTGGGCGGCACCATGGTGGCGAACCAGGTCGCCCGTCAATTACGCCAGGAGATTCGCCGCGGCGAGGTTCAGATGACCGTCATCAACGAATCCGCCACCCATGTCTATCAACCCATGTTTCTCTATATGGCATTTGACCAAGCGGTCCCGCAAGACGCCCAGCATGCCGAACGGGCCTTGCTCGACCCCGGCGTACAGCTGGTGGTCGGCTCCGCCGACCGTGTCGACCGCGAACACAATCAGGTACTGATGACCGATGGCCGCGCCTTCCCCTACGACTATCTGGTCATCGCCACCGGCAGCCGCCCGGCCCCGGAAACCATTCCCGGGCTTCTCGAGGGCGGCCATATTTTTTACACCCAAGAAGGCGCCTTAAAGCTCCGTCAAGCGTTGCACGATTTCCAAGGCGGCCGCATCCTGGTCACCGTCAGCGTCCCCCACAAATGCCCGGTGGCTCCCCTCGAATTCACCCTGATGGTCAACGACTGGGTCAAAGCCCGGGGCCTCGCCGACAAGACCGAAGTCTTTTACACCTACCCCATCGGCCGGCTGCACTCCTTGGAGCCGGTCGCCGAATGGGCCGGGCCGGTGTTCGAAGAGCGCGGCATCCGGTCCCAGGTCTACTTTAACCTGGAATCGGTCGATCCGGTGAATCACACGGTCACCAGCCTCGAAGGCGACACGATCGCCTATGACCTCTTGGTGTCCATCCCCCCGCACACCGGGCAGGACGTGATTAAGCGCTCGGAACTCGGCGACGCGGGCGGCTGGATTCCAACCGACCGCTACTCGCTCCAGATGGACGGCGCCGACAACATTTATGTCTTGGGCGACGCCACCAACCTCCCGATCAGCAAAGCCGGCTCGACGGCCCACTTCGAGGCCGACGTGGTCTCCGCCAACCTGATTAACCGGATTCGAGGCGGGCTCGGGTCGGTCCGCTACGACGGCAAAGTCTTCTGCTTCATTGAAGCCGGCCTCGGGGAAGCCACCTACATTAAGTTCGACTATCAACATCCGCCGAAGCCGCAGGCGCCGTCGGAAATGATTCATCTCTACAAGCTGGCGTTCAACAAGATGTATCCGTTGTCCGCCGCGGGGATTTTATAA
- a CDS encoding hypothetical protein (KEGG: pth:PTH_1613 hypothetical protein~SPTR: Hypothetical membrane protein) — protein MADAPTPIMFAIVTTDKDAVHGGMAPVFVAPNEIERDRVAMWLSRITNAIVHDLHNGTVILTVNQSEPG, from the coding sequence ATGGCTGATGCCCCAACCCCTATAATGTTCGCCATCGTCACCACCGACAAGGATGCGGTACATGGTGGCATGGCGCCGGTGTTTGTCGCCCCCAACGAGATCGAACGCGATCGCGTCGCCATGTGGCTCTCCCGCATTACGAATGCGATTGTGCATGATTTGCACAACGGCACCGTCATTTTAACGGTCAACCAATCCGAACCCGGATAA
- a CDS encoding ATP:cob(I)alamin adenosyltransferase (PFAM: Cobalamin adenosyltransferase~TIGRFAM: ATP:cob(I)alamin adenosyltransferase~COGs: COG2096 conserved hypothetical protein~InterPro IPR002779:IPR017858~KEGG: rrs:RoseRS_1980 ATP--cobalamin adenosyltransferase~PFAM: Adenosylcobalamin biosynthesis, ATP:cob(I)alamin adenosyltransferase, EutT/PduO type~PRIAM: Cob(I)yrinic acid a,c-diamide adenosyltransferase~SPTR: ATP/cobalamin adenosyltransferase;~TIGRFAM: Adenosylcobalamin biosynthesis, ATP:cob(I)alamin adenosyltransferase, PduO-type, N-terminal), whose protein sequence is MSRIYTRQGDHGQTRLGTGEKVSKHHVRVAAYGSLYELNSMLGHARALLTVYRPDRPDPLWTQFEAFLTELMHQLFMVGHDLSGGHKNISVATQESDTQILEQWIDHWRSILPPWKPFTLPEGSIPGTALYQATTVCRRAEREIYRLNQEEPVARPVLMFVNRLSDFLFMAARYVNEVLGSSESPVRNPRLFPPSPTS, encoded by the coding sequence ATGTCACGGATTTATACCCGCCAAGGCGACCACGGTCAAACTCGGCTCGGCACCGGCGAGAAAGTGAGTAAACATCATGTGCGGGTGGCCGCCTATGGCTCGTTATATGAATTGAATAGTATGCTCGGTCATGCGCGGGCCCTATTGACCGTTTATCGGCCTGATCGTCCGGATCCCCTATGGACCCAGTTCGAAGCCTTTTTAACCGAACTCATGCATCAGTTGTTTATGGTCGGCCACGATTTATCGGGAGGCCATAAAAACATTTCGGTCGCGACCCAGGAAAGCGACACCCAGATTCTCGAGCAGTGGATTGACCACTGGCGGTCAATCCTTCCGCCGTGGAAACCCTTTACCCTGCCGGAAGGGAGCATTCCAGGCACCGCCCTTTATCAGGCCACTACCGTCTGTCGCCGTGCGGAACGGGAAATTTATCGATTGAATCAAGAAGAACCGGTGGCCCGGCCGGTGCTGATGTTTGTCAACCGTCTATCCGACTTTTTATTTATGGCTGCCCGGTATGTGAACGAGGTTTTAGGGTCGTCCGAATCGCCGGTACGAAATCCCCGGCTCTTTCCGCCCTCGCCAACGTCATGA
- a CDS encoding Mg2 transporter protein CorA family protein (PFAM: CorA-like Mg2+ transporter protein~TIGRFAM: magnesium Mg(2+) and cobalt Co(2+) transport protein (corA)~COGs: COG0598 Mg2+ and Co2+ transporter~InterPro IPR002523~KEGG: mta:Moth_0267 magnesium and cobalt transport protein CorA~PFAM: Mg2+ transporter protein, CorA-like~SPTR: Magnesium and cobalt transport protein CorA), translating into MPQYLWVKDQQTREGQDWPQAAEIIWVDIGPGEDDAIQSVVENLYPVHPTAIRRVLDQGRPSFLVEDDAVVFVLALVDEGQADDLRRLAIFLGHRFLVTVHLYGESDVVQHAWQFIARQQLLDEGPDFALYHVLENHLRVLKKVARQLDERFELLHRILLKHPYRDMAPHILPLRKKAMAVKQLLEPEVAIFELLKSDEFPYIQSRHRPYFEDATYQMREIVEEVQATREGLAEMVEAYTSIQSNEINKVMKFLTIISVLALPATTIASIYGMNFNIPEIHWKYGYWYSLALMFVVTVALLAYMKRRDDLNG; encoded by the coding sequence GTGCCACAGTATTTATGGGTCAAGGACCAACAAACCCGGGAAGGACAGGATTGGCCGCAGGCGGCCGAGATTATCTGGGTGGATATCGGGCCGGGAGAGGACGACGCGATTCAATCGGTCGTCGAGAACCTCTATCCGGTGCACCCCACCGCCATTCGACGCGTATTGGACCAAGGACGGCCCAGTTTCCTGGTCGAGGATGACGCGGTGGTCTTTGTATTGGCTCTGGTTGACGAGGGGCAGGCGGACGACCTGCGGCGCCTGGCCATCTTTTTGGGGCATCGGTTCTTAGTTACCGTGCATCTTTACGGCGAATCCGACGTGGTTCAACACGCCTGGCAATTTATTGCCCGCCAGCAATTACTCGATGAAGGACCGGACTTCGCGCTTTATCATGTGTTGGAAAATCATCTGCGTGTCTTGAAAAAGGTGGCGCGTCAGCTGGATGAACGGTTTGAATTGCTGCATCGGATTTTACTCAAGCACCCATACCGGGATATGGCGCCCCATATCTTGCCGCTGCGTAAAAAGGCCATGGCGGTGAAACAGCTCTTGGAACCGGAAGTGGCGATTTTTGAACTCTTAAAAAGCGACGAGTTTCCTTATATTCAGTCCCGTCATCGTCCGTATTTTGAAGACGCCACCTATCAAATGCGGGAAATCGTGGAAGAGGTGCAAGCGACCCGGGAAGGGTTGGCGGAAATGGTGGAGGCTTACACCTCGATTCAGTCCAACGAGATCAATAAGGTGATGAAATTTTTGACCATCATCTCCGTGTTGGCGTTACCGGCGACCACCATTGCCTCGATTTACGGGATGAACTTTAACATCCCGGAGATTCACTGGAAATATGGCTATTGGTATTCGTTGGCCCTGATGTTTGTGGTCACCGTCGCATTATTGGCTTATATGAAACGACGGGACGATTTGAATGGTTAG
- a CDS encoding putative serine protein kinase, PrkA (PFAM: PrkA AAA domain; PrkA serine protein kinase C-terminal domain~COGs: COG2766 Putative Ser protein kinase~InterPro IPR013153:IPR010650~KEGG: dau:Daud_0591 putative serine protein kinase, PrkA~PFAM: PrkA AAA; PrkA serine kinase~SMART: PrkA AAA~SPTR: Putative serine protein kinase, PrkA) codes for MAYEMSLPEDHYEPRPWSGTFAQYLERVERAPYLADTAHRRLYRMIMAKGGKSADGRYPFFADHLYGIDETLTMLVEEYLKPAALGYDVKKRILLLVGPVSGGKSSLVTLLKRGLEEFSRTDAGALYGIQGCPMHEEPLHLVPDHARQAFGARLGVTIEGQLCPWCRHQVETVYRGRIDEVPVERVILSESRRVGIGTYAPSDPKSQDISDLTGSVDFQAIAQFGSESDPRAFRFDGELNIANRGLMEFQEMLKLDEKFLYHLLSLSQEGNFKTGRYELISADEVIIGHTNEHEYRAFLQNPRNEALASRLFVVPVPYNLDHAAEVKIYEKLLAPYATKGRHVAPYAIDTVAAVAILSRIEESPKPGGDRLSKFLLYLNPEDTERYQEFRREGWYQGEGMKGLDPRYIINRLAVAFSATDVECIDALDLLDRLQQGIDANPFWDRQERGKITEWIRLAREWYDRRVESEVLEAFARDWSEELTNLYQNYVDNVVRAVKSGPGNRHWDEALLRSVEERMGVSEIQAPAFREELYTRIEMAKKQHQALNFLEHPGLYQALRQKLFDDLRDEVKITTEAPAPDRQLLERIEKAAERMVAGGRYCPRCASRAIHHVGSLLNR; via the coding sequence GTGGCCTATGAAATGAGCCTACCCGAAGACCATTATGAACCACGTCCGTGGAGCGGAACATTCGCCCAATATTTGGAGCGCGTGGAACGAGCCCCCTATCTGGCGGATACCGCGCATCGTCGGCTATATCGCATGATCATGGCGAAAGGCGGAAAGTCGGCGGACGGACGCTATCCGTTTTTTGCCGACCACTTGTACGGGATCGACGAGACGTTGACGATGTTGGTGGAGGAATATTTAAAGCCGGCGGCGCTCGGCTATGACGTGAAAAAACGCATTTTACTCTTAGTGGGACCCGTCAGCGGCGGAAAATCGTCTTTGGTGACTTTGTTGAAGCGCGGATTGGAGGAGTTTAGCCGGACCGACGCCGGGGCGCTTTATGGCATCCAAGGTTGTCCGATGCACGAAGAGCCGTTACATTTGGTGCCGGATCATGCGCGTCAAGCGTTTGGCGCACGCCTAGGCGTGACCATTGAGGGCCAGTTATGTCCCTGGTGCCGTCATCAGGTGGAGACCGTCTATCGGGGACGAATCGACGAGGTGCCGGTAGAGAGGGTGATTTTGTCGGAGTCGCGGCGGGTCGGGATTGGTACCTATGCTCCCTCCGATCCGAAAAGCCAGGATATCTCCGACTTGACCGGTTCGGTCGATTTCCAAGCCATCGCCCAATTTGGCTCCGAGTCGGACCCGCGGGCCTTTCGGTTCGACGGGGAACTGAATATCGCCAACCGGGGATTGATGGAGTTTCAAGAAATGCTCAAGCTGGACGAGAAGTTTCTGTACCATCTCTTGTCGTTAAGTCAGGAAGGCAACTTTAAAACCGGGCGCTATGAATTGATTTCGGCTGACGAAGTCATTATCGGTCACACCAACGAACATGAATACCGCGCGTTTTTACAAAATCCGCGCAACGAGGCGCTGGCCAGTCGGCTCTTTGTCGTGCCGGTCCCCTATAACTTGGATCACGCGGCGGAAGTCAAAATCTACGAGAAGCTTCTCGCCCCCTACGCCACAAAAGGGCGGCATGTGGCTCCGTATGCGATTGATACGGTCGCCGCGGTCGCTATCTTATCCCGGATCGAGGAAAGTCCGAAACCCGGCGGCGACCGCTTGAGTAAGTTTCTCTTATATCTCAACCCGGAGGACACGGAACGGTATCAAGAATTCCGGCGGGAGGGCTGGTACCAGGGCGAGGGAATGAAAGGCTTGGATCCCCGCTATATCATTAACCGGTTGGCCGTGGCCTTTTCCGCCACCGATGTGGAATGTATCGATGCATTAGATTTGCTCGACCGGTTACAGCAGGGGATTGACGCCAACCCGTTTTGGGATCGCCAGGAACGCGGGAAAATTACGGAATGGATCCGTTTGGCTCGGGAATGGTACGACCGACGCGTGGAATCGGAGGTGCTGGAGGCCTTTGCCCGTGATTGGTCGGAAGAATTGACCAATCTCTACCAAAACTACGTGGACAATGTTGTCCGGGCCGTCAAGTCCGGGCCCGGTAACCGGCATTGGGACGAAGCCTTGCTACGATCGGTGGAAGAACGGATGGGCGTCTCGGAGATCCAGGCTCCGGCTTTCCGGGAAGAGCTCTATACCCGTATCGAAATGGCGAAGAAACAGCATCAAGCGTTGAACTTTTTGGAACACCCGGGCCTTTACCAGGCGTTGCGGCAAAAGCTGTTCGATGATTTGCGGGATGAAGTCAAAATTACCACTGAAGCGCCGGCACCGGACCGTCAACTGCTCGAACGGATCGAAAAAGCGGCCGAACGGATGGTGGCCGGCGGCCGCTACTGTCCACGTTGCGCCAGTCGCGCGATTCATCATGTCGGGAGTTTGTTAAATCGATGA
- a CDS encoding SirA-like domain-containing protein (PFAM: SirA-like protein~InterPro IPR001455~KEGG: fpl:Ferp_2460 SirA family protein~PFAM: SirA-like~SPTR: SirA family protein), which translates to MADEVKVVDARGSFCPGPLMELIKGIRQEPVGTVFEVWSSDQGSAKDIPEWVKRAGHEVVGNTEDNGVYKIQVKKLR; encoded by the coding sequence ATGGCAGACGAGGTCAAAGTAGTCGACGCGCGGGGATCGTTTTGTCCCGGCCCGTTAATGGAACTCATCAAAGGCATTCGACAAGAACCGGTCGGCACCGTCTTCGAAGTCTGGTCCTCCGACCAAGGCTCGGCCAAAGACATCCCGGAGTGGGTGAAGCGGGCCGGCCATGAAGTGGTGGGCAACACCGAAGACAACGGTGTCTACAAAATCCAGGTCAAAAAACTCCGCTAA